In Prochlorococcus marinus XMU1404, the following proteins share a genomic window:
- a CDS encoding FAD-binding oxidoreductase has translation MKNNHNLLEIPNINSMDAKLKELIYDIDGSLFNKDNYSKKKLEHLCICSGGTTSSCAKNGFKTLDLRKNYSKIHLDRESNLVTIGGGVIMGDLINYLEKHNRSFPIGLSKLPGAGYILTGGVSPLSRAYGLAIDNIESIKGFLGNGKFISLKKNQINPEKQLIWEAIKGAAPFFSIITEIELKTFQSNPIKVIEGFVNLDELSEIIKLSELFPENISLQWIYAQKIYVYVFAELKNNLEDKRTEESLMPLDKFPALKKKFYENFNKVNFFPKTLNLYDLNKNNHSEVISLLGEDLKNNIPIFIKCLNEIMNNKPNNSCYVASQQLGCKTKKLNHGSSFFVHRKSTWKPWIYASWKKNDLQEKEVALDWIYKSWNNLKRFYPNIHLAQLHNHLNSHEEELTLAFGSRMNELKTLKNIFDPQGILPPL, from the coding sequence GTGAAAAATAATCATAACTTGCTTGAAATTCCAAATATTAACTCAATGGACGCAAAATTAAAGGAATTAATTTATGACATTGATGGTTCTTTATTTAATAAAGATAATTATTCTAAGAAAAAATTAGAGCACCTTTGTATATGTAGTGGAGGAACAACTTCTAGCTGTGCTAAAAATGGTTTTAAAACTCTTGATCTAAGAAAAAATTACAGCAAAATTCACCTGGATAGAGAAAGCAATTTAGTAACAATTGGCGGTGGAGTAATAATGGGAGATCTTATAAATTATTTAGAAAAACATAATCGAAGTTTTCCTATCGGACTTTCTAAACTTCCTGGAGCTGGCTATATACTTACTGGTGGAGTGAGTCCGCTTAGTAGAGCCTATGGATTAGCCATTGATAATATTGAATCAATAAAAGGTTTCTTAGGTAATGGCAAATTTATCTCTTTAAAAAAAAATCAAATAAATCCAGAAAAACAACTAATTTGGGAAGCGATTAAGGGCGCAGCGCCCTTCTTCTCAATCATTACCGAAATAGAACTTAAGACTTTCCAATCTAATCCAATTAAGGTTATTGAAGGATTTGTAAATCTAGATGAACTATCAGAAATAATAAAACTATCAGAGTTATTTCCAGAAAATATTAGTCTTCAATGGATTTATGCCCAAAAAATTTACGTATATGTTTTTGCTGAACTCAAAAATAATTTAGAAGATAAAAGAACAGAAGAATCATTAATGCCTCTGGACAAATTCCCCGCTCTAAAAAAGAAATTTTATGAGAACTTTAACAAAGTAAATTTCTTCCCAAAGACATTGAATTTATATGATCTAAATAAGAATAACCATTCTGAGGTAATTAGTCTTCTTGGAGAAGATTTAAAAAACAATATCCCAATTTTTATAAAATGTTTGAATGAAATAATGAACAATAAACCAAATAATTCATGTTATGTTGCTTCTCAACAACTAGGTTGCAAAACTAAAAAGTTAAATCATGGCTCAAGCTTTTTTGTTCATAGAAAAAGTACTTGGAAACCTTGGATATATGCATCATGGAAAAAAAATGATCTTCAAGAAAAGGAAGTAGCTTTAGACTGGATTTATAAATCGTGGAATAACCTAAAAAGATTTTATCCAAATATTCACTTGGCCCAATTGCATAATCATTTAAATTCTCATGAGGAAGAACTTACATTAGCTTTTGGAAGTAGAATGAATGAATTGAAAACTTTAAAGAATATTTTTGACCCACAAGGTATTTTGCCTCCTTTATAA
- a CDS encoding homoserine O-succinyltransferase, which translates to MALIIPSNYHKISDVEKNHISWIEPELAKRQDIRPLRIGILNIMPLGKQYEFNLLHPLGLSPLQIEPVWIKLKTHSYKTWDLTHLNNLYITWEEANNPEPLDGIIITGAPIEHLAFEDVRYWDEFVKIVNEARNTCASTLGLCWAGFALAYLEGVDKKVFDRKLFGVFPLKSLVPGHPLMGTQDDEFICPQSRFAGLSDLDMEKAQDEGKLNLLAYGENVGYTIFETNDQKQLMHLGHPEYTVHRIISEIKRDKEKGDVPPPENFDINSSKTAWRSHRNLLFQQWLWFCYQQVSLN; encoded by the coding sequence TTGGCTTTAATAATTCCTAGCAATTATCACAAGATAAGTGATGTTGAGAAAAATCATATATCTTGGATCGAACCAGAATTGGCAAAAAGACAGGATATCCGTCCTCTTAGGATTGGTATTTTGAATATTATGCCTCTTGGAAAGCAGTATGAATTTAATTTATTACATCCACTTGGGTTATCTCCTCTGCAAATAGAGCCAGTTTGGATTAAGCTCAAAACACACTCTTATAAAACATGGGATCTTACTCATCTAAATAATCTTTATATAACTTGGGAAGAGGCAAACAATCCTGAACCATTAGATGGAATTATTATTACTGGAGCACCTATTGAACACCTTGCTTTTGAAGATGTTAGATATTGGGATGAATTTGTAAAAATTGTAAATGAAGCAAGAAATACTTGTGCAAGTACTCTTGGGTTATGTTGGGCGGGTTTTGCTTTGGCTTATTTAGAAGGAGTTGATAAGAAAGTTTTTGATAGGAAATTATTTGGGGTCTTTCCTTTAAAAAGTCTTGTTCCTGGGCATCCTTTGATGGGTACACAAGATGATGAATTTATATGTCCTCAAAGTAGATTTGCAGGATTATCTGATTTGGATATGGAGAAGGCTCAAGATGAAGGGAAATTAAATTTACTGGCATATGGAGAAAACGTAGGATATACAATTTTCGAAACTAATGATCAAAAACAACTTATGCATTTAGGTCACCCTGAATATACGGTTCATAGAATTATTAGCGAAATTAAGAGGGATAAAGAGAAGGGAGATGTACCTCCACCTGAAAATTTTGATATAAATAGTTCAAAAACTGCTTGGAGATCTCATAGGAATTTGCTTTTTCAGCAATGGCTTTGGTTTTGTTATCAACAAGTTAGTCTTAATTAA
- a CDS encoding SulP family inorganic anion transporter, with protein MSNFSRYLSKNWLDDPKSNILSGLVVAFAMIPEAIAFSGIAGVDPKVGLFGAFCLSITIAIVGGRRGMITSATGSTALLMTGLVTYGESQAPGLGVPYLIAAGILTGIFQILWGYLRLAYQMRFVPTGVLSGFVNALALLIFQAQLPQLGIGIKESKGLVEQTLSQYPVNSQIPVVWILVILGLVVIYGLPKITKVIPSQLIAIVVITFISIFFNLDVPTVSDLGKLPDGLPSISLPFGSIENGKVPFSFETLGIILPTSLAISLVGLMETFLTQDILDDVTDTSSNKNKEARGQGIANIVASLFGGMAGCALVGQSVMNTENGGKSRLSTLSSGISLLIMIILLKSWIGAIPMAALVAIMITIAISTADINGLKNIRKIPKSDTAVMIMTFAVTMLTKPHNLALGVIAGVALAAILFSRKVAKVITVSRSKENNLTTYKVKGQLFFVSKIYFLQGFDIHEHPENIVIDMSLAHIWDQSGVVALEQIIRKFQNGGSKVEIVGLNKESLNLFERLGGIESAH; from the coding sequence ATGTCAAATTTTTCAAGATATTTATCTAAAAATTGGTTAGATGATCCAAAGTCAAATATTCTCTCTGGCTTAGTTGTTGCTTTTGCAATGATCCCAGAAGCAATTGCTTTTTCAGGTATAGCTGGTGTAGATCCTAAAGTTGGCCTTTTTGGTGCATTTTGCTTATCTATAACAATTGCGATTGTTGGAGGAAGAAGGGGGATGATCACTTCAGCAACAGGTTCAACAGCTCTTTTGATGACTGGACTTGTTACTTATGGAGAATCACAAGCTCCTGGATTAGGAGTACCATATCTTATTGCAGCTGGAATATTAACTGGAATTTTCCAAATTTTATGGGGATATTTAAGACTTGCCTACCAAATGCGATTCGTGCCAACAGGAGTATTAAGTGGATTTGTAAATGCACTTGCACTTTTAATATTTCAAGCACAACTACCGCAGTTAGGAATAGGTATTAAAGAATCAAAAGGATTAGTTGAACAAACTTTAAGTCAATATCCAGTTAACTCTCAGATTCCAGTAGTTTGGATCCTTGTAATCCTTGGGTTAGTAGTTATCTATGGTCTTCCAAAAATCACAAAAGTAATCCCATCTCAACTAATCGCAATAGTAGTAATTACTTTTATAAGCATTTTCTTTAATCTAGATGTCCCAACAGTTAGCGATTTGGGTAAATTACCTGATGGATTACCAAGTATTTCTCTGCCTTTTGGATCAATAGAAAATGGGAAAGTACCTTTTAGTTTTGAAACATTAGGGATAATTTTGCCAACCTCACTTGCAATATCTCTCGTGGGTTTAATGGAGACCTTTTTAACTCAAGACATTTTAGACGATGTAACTGATACAAGTTCTAATAAAAATAAAGAAGCAAGAGGACAGGGAATCGCAAATATTGTGGCGTCCTTATTTGGAGGAATGGCAGGATGTGCCTTGGTTGGGCAATCAGTAATGAATACTGAGAATGGTGGCAAATCTAGATTATCAACCCTCTCCTCAGGTATATCTCTTTTAATTATGATTATCCTCTTGAAGTCTTGGATTGGAGCAATACCAATGGCTGCATTAGTGGCAATAATGATAACGATCGCAATTAGTACAGCAGATATAAATGGATTAAAAAATATTAGAAAGATACCTAAAAGCGATACTGCAGTCATGATTATGACTTTTGCCGTTACTATGCTTACAAAACCTCATAATCTTGCACTTGGAGTTATTGCAGGAGTTGCCTTAGCTGCAATTCTTTTCAGCAGAAAAGTCGCAAAAGTTATAACTGTCTCAAGATCGAAAGAAAATAATTTAACTACCTACAAAGTAAAAGGTCAATTATTTTTTGTAAGTAAAATTTATTTTTTACAAGGATTTGATATTCATGAACATCCAGAAAATATTGTAATTGACATGTCTTTAGCTCATATTTGGGATCAAAGTGGCGTAGTTGCTCTTGAGCAAATCATTAGAAAATTCCAGAATGGTGGTTCAAAAGTTGAAATTGTAGGGTTAAATAAAGAAAGTCTTAACTTATTTGAGAGACTAGGTGGTATTGAAAGTGCTCATTAA
- a CDS encoding O-acetylhomoserine aminocarboxypropyltransferase/cysteine synthase family protein: MSNQKFETLQLHAGQVPDPTTNSRAVPIYQTSSYVFDNAEHGANLFGLKEFGNIYTRLMNPTTDVFEKRMAALEGGMAALATSSGQAAQFLAIVNCMTAGDNFVSTSFLYGGTYNQFKVQFPRLGIEVKFADGDSIDSFRNKIDDKTKAIYVESMGNPRFNIPDFEGLSKLAKENGIPLIVDNTLGAGGALIRPIDFGADVVVESATKWIGGHGTSIGGVIVDAGTFDWGNGKFPLMSDPSAAYHGLVHWDAFGFGSDICKSLGVPDNRNIAFALRARLECLRDWGSAQSPFNSFLLLQGLETLSLRIERQTSNALELAKWLDNNSNVSSVNYPGLESDPYYSSAKKYTTGRGMGCMLMFSLNGGYENAVKFIDSLKLASHLANVGDSKTLVIHPASTTHQQLSEEEQLSAGVTPTMVRVSVGIEHIDDIKADFDQALSQIT, from the coding sequence TTGAGCAACCAAAAGTTCGAGACTCTTCAGTTACATGCAGGCCAGGTACCTGATCCAACTACAAATTCTAGAGCAGTCCCCATTTATCAAACCAGTTCTTATGTCTTTGATAACGCAGAACATGGAGCAAATCTATTTGGATTGAAAGAATTTGGAAATATTTATACTAGACTTATGAATCCCACTACAGATGTCTTCGAAAAAAGGATGGCAGCTTTGGAGGGAGGCATGGCAGCTCTCGCAACATCATCAGGTCAAGCGGCTCAGTTCTTGGCTATTGTAAACTGTATGACAGCAGGAGATAATTTTGTCTCTACATCCTTTCTATATGGTGGGACCTATAATCAATTTAAAGTACAATTTCCAAGATTAGGAATAGAAGTTAAATTTGCTGATGGTGATAGTATTGATAGCTTTAGGAATAAAATTGATGATAAAACCAAAGCAATATACGTCGAATCAATGGGAAATCCTCGGTTCAATATTCCTGATTTTGAAGGACTCTCTAAATTGGCAAAGGAAAATGGAATCCCTTTAATAGTGGATAATACTCTTGGTGCGGGGGGTGCTTTAATAAGACCAATTGATTTTGGCGCAGATGTTGTTGTAGAAAGTGCGACTAAATGGATCGGTGGACATGGAACTAGTATTGGAGGAGTAATTGTTGATGCAGGTACTTTTGATTGGGGTAATGGTAAATTCCCATTAATGAGTGACCCAAGCGCTGCTTATCATGGGCTCGTTCATTGGGACGCTTTTGGATTCGGTAGTGATATCTGTAAATCTTTGGGAGTACCTGATAATAGAAATATAGCTTTTGCGTTAAGAGCAAGACTTGAATGCCTCAGGGACTGGGGTTCAGCGCAGAGTCCTTTTAATTCGTTCTTATTATTGCAGGGTTTGGAAACTCTAAGTTTAAGGATAGAGAGGCAAACTTCTAATGCTCTTGAATTGGCAAAATGGTTAGATAATAATTCTAATGTAAGTAGCGTTAATTATCCTGGCCTAGAATCCGATCCCTATTATTCAAGTGCTAAAAAATATACTACTGGAAGAGGAATGGGTTGCATGCTGATGTTCTCTCTAAATGGAGGTTATGAAAATGCCGTTAAATTTATTGATTCTTTAAAATTAGCAAGTCACCTTGCTAATGTAGGAGACTCAAAAACTTTAGTAATTCATCCTGCTTCAACCACTCATCAGCAATTATCTGAAGAAGAGCAATTATCTGCAGGGGTTACTCCCACTATGGTAAGAGTTTCTGTGGGAATTGAGCATATTGATGATATAAAAGCAGATTTCGATCAAGCACTTTCACAAATCACTTAA